In a single window of the Phaeobacter sp. G2 genome:
- a CDS encoding nucleotide exchange factor GrpE, with product MAEPRNDDFLDDIENVEAEELAAEMAEMDDAAIELDELRAERDEYKDRFMRALADAENSRKRGDKARREAEQYGGSKLSRDMLPVFDNLKRAVESATDEQKEVSAALIEGVELTMRALVGVFEKHGVRVVSPQVGDRFDPQVHEAMFEAPVPGTKAGDIIQVSAEGFMLHDRLLRPAQVGVSSTPA from the coding sequence ATGGCAGAGCCCAGAAACGACGATTTTTTGGACGACATCGAAAATGTCGAAGCGGAAGAGCTGGCGGCGGAAATGGCTGAAATGGACGATGCTGCAATTGAGTTGGATGAGCTGCGGGCAGAACGGGACGAGTATAAAGACCGGTTTATGCGTGCGCTGGCGGATGCCGAAAACTCCCGCAAACGCGGTGACAAGGCCCGTCGCGAAGCGGAGCAATATGGCGGCTCAAAACTGTCGCGTGATATGCTGCCGGTGTTTGACAACCTGAAGCGCGCGGTTGAATCCGCCACGGATGAGCAGAAAGAAGTTTCTGCGGCGCTTATCGAGGGTGTTGAGCTGACCATGCGCGCGCTTGTTGGTGTGTTTGAAAAACACGGGGTGCGGGTTGTGTCACCCCAGGTTGGCGATCGTTTTGACCCGCAGGTGCATGAAGCGATGTTTGAGGCTCCGGTGCCTGGCACCAAGGCTGGCGATATCATTCAGGTCTCGGCTGAGGGCTTTATGCTGCATGACCGGTTGTTGCGGCCGGCCCAGGTTGGTGTGTCCTCCACTCCGGCCTGA
- a CDS encoding flagellin, which yields MTSIQFNSGSSTALQLLGGAVQEKEQAQEEVSTGKKINSAKDQAALWAITQVMESDTSAYAAVSDTLSLNEATTSVAALGAEQATEILTEMKELAILGTSGLVDFAKLEEQMVQKTEQLNNVISSTQFNGVNLLKTDIDGTGNTSLTVPEAVSRDGSSALAGLASFSVDSLDFEGSADFDINSRTAITDSASALTALGEIEGFFNFASEGAARMGAATSRITSQNEFIGKLADATRAGTSALRDANIEDAAARLKSASVAVQLGQTSLAIANASPQTLLAIS from the coding sequence ATGACGAGTATTCAGTTTAACTCTGGCTCCTCGACGGCGCTGCAGCTTTTGGGCGGCGCGGTTCAGGAAAAAGAGCAAGCCCAGGAAGAAGTCTCTACCGGTAAGAAAATCAATTCAGCAAAGGACCAGGCTGCGCTCTGGGCGATTACTCAAGTGATGGAAAGCGATACAAGCGCCTATGCCGCAGTCTCTGACACACTGTCCTTGAACGAAGCGACCACATCTGTTGCCGCCTTAGGTGCGGAGCAAGCCACCGAGATTCTGACAGAAATGAAAGAACTGGCGATCCTTGGAACCTCTGGTCTGGTGGATTTTGCCAAACTAGAAGAGCAAATGGTCCAAAAGACAGAACAGTTGAACAATGTGATCTCTTCCACCCAGTTCAACGGCGTCAATCTGCTGAAGACGGATATTGACGGCACCGGCAATACATCTTTGACGGTTCCAGAGGCCGTGTCACGCGACGGATCCTCAGCGCTCGCCGGGTTGGCCAGCTTTTCTGTCGACAGTCTCGATTTTGAAGGCAGCGCCGATTTCGATATCAACAGCCGTACCGCGATCACCGACAGTGCTTCGGCCCTGACCGCTCTGGGTGAGATCGAGGGGTTCTTCAACTTTGCCAGCGAAGGCGCTGCCAGGATGGGGGCCGCCACCAGTCGTATAACCAGTCAGAATGAATTCATTGGTAAACTGGCGGATGCCACGCGAGCCGGCACCAGTGCACTTCGGGATGCAAACATCGAAGATGCCGCCGCCAGGCTAAAATCTGCAAGCGTCGCGGTCCAGCTGGGCCAAACCTCGCTTGCCATCGCCAATGCCTCGCCCCAGACCCTGCTGGCGATCTCCTGA
- the hemW gene encoding radical SAM family heme chaperone HemW has product MDDWRHGGFGLYVHWPFCQAKCPYCDFNSHVTANIDQKLWVRAYLSELKRVSQGMEGRVLNSIFFGGGTPSLMKPETVAAVIEGAREIWPFANDIEITLEANPGSVEAGRFAGYRDGGVNRISMGIQALNNEDLRRLGRIHSVEEARAAFDIARTCFDRVSFDLIYARQGQDLAHWQRELSQALNMAIDHLSLYQLTIEEGTAFGDRYARGKLRDLPTDDTAADMYQATQEICSAHGMPAYEISNHARPGEESRHNQIYWRYGDYLGIGPGAHGRVTRNGQRYATETHRAPGAWLKAVADGSGESLCQALPREDTAIEYMMMSMRLAEGMNIPRYTALSGQALPQDRVDDLVNLGMVTTSDQVIRATDQGRAVLNAVLRELLVD; this is encoded by the coding sequence GTGGATGATTGGCGACATGGGGGCTTTGGCCTATATGTACATTGGCCCTTTTGTCAGGCCAAATGCCCCTATTGCGACTTCAACAGTCATGTCACCGCAAATATAGACCAGAAACTATGGGTTAGAGCCTACCTGAGTGAGCTCAAAAGAGTCTCACAGGGGATGGAGGGCCGGGTTCTTAACTCTATCTTCTTTGGCGGTGGCACCCCCTCGCTGATGAAGCCTGAAACCGTCGCCGCCGTGATTGAAGGCGCACGTGAAATATGGCCCTTTGCCAATGACATCGAGATCACTCTTGAAGCCAATCCAGGCTCTGTTGAGGCAGGACGTTTTGCCGGCTATCGCGACGGCGGCGTCAACCGTATCTCGATGGGCATTCAAGCGCTCAACAATGAGGACCTGCGCCGCCTTGGGCGTATCCATTCCGTGGAGGAGGCCCGCGCCGCCTTTGACATTGCCCGCACCTGTTTTGACCGGGTCAGCTTTGACCTGATCTATGCGCGTCAGGGACAGGACCTGGCCCATTGGCAGCGCGAACTTTCCCAAGCCTTGAATATGGCGATTGACCATCTGTCGCTCTATCAGCTCACCATCGAAGAAGGCACCGCCTTTGGCGATCGCTACGCCCGTGGCAAACTGCGCGACCTGCCCACAGATGACACGGCAGCTGACATGTACCAGGCCACACAAGAAATCTGTTCCGCCCATGGCATGCCCGCCTATGAGATCTCCAACCACGCCCGCCCTGGTGAGGAATCCCGTCACAACCAGATCTATTGGCGTTATGGCGACTACCTCGGCATTGGTCCGGGGGCCCATGGCCGCGTCACACGCAACGGCCAGCGCTATGCCACCGAAACCCATCGTGCCCCTGGCGCCTGGCTGAAAGCGGTGGCCGATGGCTCCGGGGAGAGCCTGTGCCAAGCCCTACCCCGTGAAGATACCGCAATTGAGTACATGATGATGTCGATGCGCCTTGCCGAAGGCATGAACATCCCGCGCTATACGGCACTGTCGGGTCAGGCCCTGCCACAGGACCGCGTTGACGACCTTGTTAATCTTGGCATGGTAACTACATCGGATCAGGTAATTCGCGCGACAGATCAGGGCCGCGCAGTCCTGAATGCGGTACTTCGGGAACTTCTGGTTGATTGA
- a CDS encoding AAA family ATPase, with the protein MPDLSRPEGPRIIAVANQKGGVGKTTTAINLAAALVETGLRVLVVDLDPQGNASTGLGIESADRDATTYDLLVDDAPLNEVIRTTEIEDLCVIPATVDLSSADIELFANEKRSFLLHDALRQTAMDEYDWDYVLIDCPPSLNLLTVNAMVASHSVLIPLQSEFFALEGVSQLLLTIREVRQSANPDLRIEGVVLTMFDRRNNLSQQVEQDARDNLGDLVFQTKIPRNVRVSEAPSYALPVLNYDSNSLGAKAYRALAQELISNNQTVAA; encoded by the coding sequence GTGCCTGATTTATCCCGCCCGGAGGGGCCTCGAATTATCGCGGTTGCAAATCAAAAGGGCGGGGTGGGTAAGACAACAACAGCAATCAACCTCGCGGCCGCTTTGGTTGAGACAGGACTGCGAGTGTTGGTGGTGGATCTGGACCCCCAGGGGAATGCTTCCACCGGCTTGGGCATCGAGAGTGCGGATCGAGATGCCACTACATATGATCTGTTGGTTGATGACGCCCCACTAAATGAAGTGATTCGTACTACAGAAATCGAAGACCTTTGCGTGATTCCTGCGACTGTTGACCTTAGTTCCGCTGATATTGAGCTTTTTGCCAATGAAAAGCGTAGCTTCTTGCTGCATGATGCGTTGCGGCAAACGGCGATGGACGAATACGATTGGGATTATGTGCTGATCGACTGTCCGCCTTCTCTTAACCTGTTGACCGTCAATGCGATGGTTGCATCCCATTCGGTGCTGATCCCCTTGCAGAGTGAATTTTTTGCCCTGGAAGGTGTATCGCAACTGCTGCTCACAATTCGGGAAGTCCGGCAATCGGCCAACCCTGATCTTCGGATTGAAGGGGTTGTTTTGACGATGTTCGACCGTCGCAATAACTTGTCGCAGCAGGTTGAACAGGATGCGCGAGACAATCTGGGCGATCTGGTTTTTCAAACAAAAATCCCGCGCAATGTGAGGGTCAGCGAGGCCCCGTCCTATGCTTTGCCAGTGCTCAACTATGATAGCAACTCCCTAGGGGCAAAGGCGTACCGTGCTTTGGCGCAAGAGTTGATATCGAATAACCAAACAGTCGCGGCTTGA
- the rdgB gene encoding RdgB/HAM1 family non-canonical purine NTP pyrophosphatase → MSRKFEGDQILVATHNAGKLQEITEILAPFGVKVIGAAEMNLPEPEETEDTFVGNARIKAHAAAQATGLPALSDDSGITIDALDGAPGVYTADWAETGNGRDFMMAMTRANDEITAKGPDAPRSAQFCCTLVLAWPDGHDEVFEGVMAGDLVWPIRGEAGFGYDPMFMPEGYDVTCAQMDKAEKNRISHRGRAVSAFIKGCFSG, encoded by the coding sequence ATGAGCCGCAAGTTTGAAGGCGACCAAATTCTGGTCGCCACTCACAACGCAGGCAAGCTGCAGGAGATCACCGAGATCCTTGCGCCCTTTGGCGTCAAGGTTATCGGCGCAGCCGAGATGAACCTGCCGGAACCGGAAGAAACCGAAGACACCTTTGTCGGCAATGCCCGGATCAAGGCACATGCGGCAGCACAGGCTACCGGCCTCCCTGCCCTGTCCGACGACAGCGGCATCACCATTGATGCGCTGGATGGCGCCCCCGGTGTCTATACCGCCGATTGGGCCGAAACCGGCAATGGGCGTGATTTTATGATGGCGATGACTCGCGCCAATGATGAAATCACCGCAAAAGGCCCCGATGCTCCGCGCAGCGCCCAATTCTGCTGTACTCTGGTTCTGGCATGGCCCGATGGCCATGATGAAGTATTCGAAGGCGTCATGGCCGGCGATCTGGTCTGGCCCATTCGCGGTGAAGCTGGGTTTGGTTATGACCCGATGTTCATGCCCGAGGGCTATGACGTGACCTGCGCCCAAATGGACAAGGCCGAAAAGAACCGTATCAGCCACCGTGGCCGCGCGGTCAGCGCCTTTATCAAAGGCTGTTTTAGTGGATGA
- the mutS gene encoding DNA mismatch repair protein MutS, producing MSVTPMMAQYLDIKAQYPDALLFYRMGDFYEMFFDDAVNAAEALDIALTKRGKHDGEDIPMCGVPFHAAEGYLLTLIRKGFRVAVGEQLETPAEAKKRGGKSVVKRDVVRLVTPGTLTEDSLLEARRHNFLVSYSELRDESALAWADISTGAFHVMPISQVRLSPELARLAPSELIVADGPTYEATAPLAEEYKIPVTPLGKASFDSTAAEKRICSLFGVSALDGFGSFNRAEISAMGALIDYLEITQKGKLPLLQQPVQEAEDRVVQIDASTRASLELTRSLSGARAGSLLSVVDRTVTPGGARLLEQRLSSPSRNLDVINARLAALDFAVDHDQLCEDLRDALRKTPDLDRALSRLALERGGPRDLAAIRNGLAQANAIADRNASEDLPPLVSAATTDLTGFEALLDLLEAALVAEPPLLARDGGFIAAGYDEDLDEARTLRDEGRSIIAGMQQEYAAHTGITSLKIKHNNVLGYFIETTATHAEKMLSAPLSEKYIHRQTTANQVRFTTVELSEIETRILNSGNRALEIEKRLYSALSTAIMDQAARLNGAARGLAELDLLTALADLARGENWARPRVDASRAFAITGGRHPVVERALRQQGGDTFVANDCDLSASNGAAVWLLTGPNMAGKSTFLRQNALIALLAQMGSYVPAETAHIGLVSQLFSRVGASDDLARGRSTFMVEMVETAAILNQADDRALVILDEIGRGTATYDGLSIAWATLEHLHAVNQSRALFATHYHELTQLSTTLSGVENATVSVKEWEGEVIFLHEVKKGAADRSYGVQVAQLAGLPPSVVARARDVLDLLEQGSREGAGAKIKIDDLPLFAAAPPPQPKPAAGPSPVDQLLSDIHPDELSPREALEALYRLKEASK from the coding sequence ATGTCAGTTACGCCCATGATGGCACAATACCTCGACATCAAGGCACAGTATCCAGATGCGCTGCTGTTTTACCGGATGGGCGACTTCTACGAGATGTTCTTTGACGATGCGGTCAACGCCGCTGAAGCCCTGGATATCGCGCTGACCAAACGGGGCAAGCACGATGGCGAAGACATCCCCATGTGTGGGGTGCCTTTCCACGCCGCCGAGGGGTATCTGCTCACCCTGATCCGCAAGGGCTTTCGCGTTGCTGTGGGTGAACAGCTGGAAACACCAGCCGAAGCCAAAAAACGCGGTGGCAAATCGGTGGTCAAACGCGACGTGGTGCGGCTTGTCACCCCCGGCACCCTGACAGAGGACTCGCTGCTCGAGGCCCGCCGCCATAACTTTCTCGTCTCCTATTCCGAACTGCGGGATGAATCCGCCCTGGCCTGGGCCGATATTTCAACCGGTGCCTTTCACGTCATGCCCATCAGCCAAGTGCGCCTTTCGCCTGAACTGGCCCGTTTGGCGCCCTCAGAGCTGATTGTGGCAGATGGTCCCACTTATGAAGCAACCGCACCCCTGGCCGAGGAATACAAAATCCCCGTGACTCCGCTGGGAAAGGCAAGCTTTGACAGCACCGCAGCGGAAAAGAGGATCTGCAGCCTGTTCGGCGTCAGCGCGCTTGATGGGTTTGGTAGCTTCAACCGCGCTGAAATCTCGGCCATGGGAGCCCTGATCGACTATCTGGAGATCACCCAAAAAGGCAAACTGCCACTGCTGCAACAGCCGGTGCAGGAAGCCGAAGACCGTGTAGTGCAGATTGACGCCTCCACCCGCGCCAGCCTGGAACTGACACGGTCGCTCTCTGGCGCCCGGGCCGGCTCTCTGCTCTCGGTTGTGGATCGCACTGTTACCCCCGGCGGCGCCCGGCTGCTGGAACAGCGCCTTTCCAGCCCCTCGCGAAACCTGGACGTGATCAATGCCCGGCTTGCGGCGCTCGACTTTGCGGTAGACCACGATCAGCTTTGCGAAGACCTGCGCGATGCCCTGCGCAAAACCCCGGACCTGGACCGCGCCCTGTCGCGGCTGGCCCTGGAACGTGGCGGCCCGCGGGATCTCGCTGCCATCCGCAACGGCCTGGCCCAGGCCAACGCCATCGCTGACAGAAACGCCAGCGAAGACCTGCCACCGCTGGTCAGCGCCGCCACGACGGATCTCACCGGATTTGAGGCTCTGTTGGATCTGCTGGAGGCCGCCCTGGTGGCTGAGCCACCGCTTTTGGCCCGCGACGGCGGCTTTATCGCCGCCGGCTATGATGAAGACCTGGATGAGGCCCGCACCCTGCGCGACGAGGGTCGCTCGATTATTGCTGGCATGCAGCAGGAATATGCCGCCCATACCGGCATCACCTCGCTGAAAATCAAACACAACAATGTGCTGGGCTATTTCATTGAAACCACAGCCACCCATGCGGAAAAAATGCTCTCTGCGCCGCTGTCGGAAAAATACATCCACCGCCAAACCACCGCCAATCAGGTGCGGTTCACCACGGTTGAACTCAGCGAGATTGAGACCCGGATCCTGAACTCAGGAAACCGCGCGTTAGAGATCGAAAAGCGGCTCTATTCCGCACTTTCGACTGCCATCATGGACCAGGCTGCGCGCCTGAACGGTGCCGCGCGCGGCCTGGCAGAGCTCGATCTGCTGACCGCTCTGGCGGATCTGGCGCGCGGCGAAAACTGGGCGCGGCCCCGCGTCGACGCCTCCCGTGCCTTTGCCATCACCGGCGGGCGTCACCCGGTTGTGGAACGCGCCCTGCGACAACAGGGCGGCGATACCTTTGTGGCCAATGATTGTGATCTCTCGGCCTCCAACGGCGCCGCTGTCTGGCTTTTGACCGGTCCCAATATGGCGGGCAAATCGACCTTCCTGCGGCAAAACGCACTGATTGCTCTCCTGGCTCAGATGGGCAGCTACGTACCAGCGGAAACCGCCCATATCGGTCTGGTCAGCCAGCTGTTCAGTCGGGTTGGAGCCTCAGATGATCTGGCGCGGGGCCGCTCTACCTTTATGGTGGAAATGGTAGAAACCGCCGCCATCCTCAACCAGGCGGACGACCGTGCTCTGGTCATCCTCGACGAAATCGGCCGCGGCACCGCCACCTATGACGGGCTCTCCATCGCCTGGGCGACGCTGGAACACCTCCACGCGGTGAACCAATCCCGTGCCCTCTTTGCCACCCATTACCACGAATTGACCCAGCTCTCGACCACGCTGTCCGGCGTCGAAAATGCCACGGTCTCGGTCAAGGAATGGGAAGGCGAGGTAATCTTCCTGCACGAGGTCAAAAAGGGCGCCGCAGATCGCTCCTACGGGGTGCAGGTGGCGCAACTGGCCGGCCTGCCACCCAGCGTGGTGGCCCGCGCCCGCGATGTGCTGGACCTGTTGGAACAAGGCAGCCGCGAAGGCGCAGGAGCAAAGATAAAGATCGATGATCTGCCCCTCTTTGCCGCTGCCCCGCCTCCACAACCAAAACCTGCCGCTGGTCCCTCCCCTGTTGACCAGCTGCTCAGCGACATTCACCCGGATGAGCTTTCCCCACGTGAAGCCCTCGAGGCGCTTTACCGCCTAAAAGAAGCAAGCAAATAA
- a CDS encoding ParB/RepB/Spo0J family partition protein, giving the protein MSEKRNKPRGLGRGLSALMADVNSEPVSTEVQAARNAEVLVPIEKVIANPDQPRRQFLQEDLDDLTASIKEKGVLQPLIVRPRDGDMYEIVAGERRWRAAQAAQLHEVPVLIRDYSDVEMMEVAIIENIQRSDLNAMEEAQSYKQLMERFGHTQERMAEALGKSRSHIANLVRLLHLPEDVRALVNDRKLSAGHARALITSDNASELASKIVKGGLSVRATEALVKKDAAGLQASAAPRRSPRSTDKDADTKALEGDLSAILRMKVSIDHKAGGESGSVTISYETLDQLDEICNILSK; this is encoded by the coding sequence ATGTCAGAGAAAAGAAACAAACCCCGCGGATTGGGCCGTGGCCTGTCTGCCTTGATGGCGGATGTGAATTCCGAGCCGGTGAGCACAGAAGTGCAGGCCGCACGAAACGCAGAGGTTCTGGTCCCGATCGAGAAGGTGATTGCCAACCCTGATCAGCCGCGCCGTCAATTCCTGCAAGAGGATCTTGATGATCTAACGGCGTCGATCAAGGAAAAGGGGGTCCTGCAGCCCCTGATCGTGCGACCTCGGGATGGCGACATGTATGAAATTGTTGCGGGTGAGCGGCGCTGGCGCGCGGCCCAGGCAGCGCAGCTGCACGAAGTTCCGGTTCTCATTCGGGACTATTCCGATGTCGAGATGATGGAAGTTGCCATCATTGAAAACATCCAGCGCTCTGATCTGAATGCAATGGAAGAAGCCCAGAGCTATAAACAGCTGATGGAACGCTTTGGGCATACGCAGGAACGCATGGCAGAGGCGTTGGGGAAGAGCCGGAGCCATATTGCCAATTTGGTCAGGCTGCTGCACCTGCCAGAGGACGTGCGCGCCCTGGTCAATGACCGTAAACTGTCAGCGGGCCATGCGCGGGCTTTGATCACCTCGGACAATGCCTCTGAACTGGCGAGTAAAATTGTCAAAGGCGGGTTGTCGGTCCGGGCTACGGAAGCTTTGGTGAAAAAGGATGCCGCCGGGCTTCAGGCTTCTGCGGCTCCGCGCAGGTCGCCACGGTCAACAGATAAGGATGCAGATACCAAGGCGTTAGAGGGCGATCTTTCTGCCATTCTACGGATGAAGGTGTCGATTGATCACAAGGCAGGTGGCGAAAGCGGATCTGTCACCATTAGCTATGAGACGCTCGATCAGCTGGATGAGATTTGTAACATCCTGAGCAAATAG
- the rsmG gene encoding 16S rRNA (guanine(527)-N(7))-methyltransferase RsmG, with protein sequence MSERALLDQLNVSRETIERLEKFEEVLLKWNPRINLVSKSSLTDLWQRHIVDSVQVFTCVEDAGQSWVDIGSGGGFPGIVVAIMAAERSPKTKVTLIESDQRKSAFLRTAARECGVSISVLTERIEQAVQQNADILSARAVADLDALLEFSQRHLAVDGTAVFPKGVNWKKEVDKAAQRWRFDVEPITSLTETEAVILKIKGVARA encoded by the coding sequence ATGAGCGAGAGAGCTCTGTTAGATCAGTTGAATGTTTCACGTGAAACAATAGAGCGGTTAGAAAAATTCGAGGAGGTTTTGCTAAAGTGGAACCCGCGAATAAATCTGGTCTCCAAAAGCAGCCTAACAGATCTCTGGCAGAGGCATATCGTAGATTCGGTACAGGTCTTCACCTGCGTAGAAGATGCAGGTCAGAGCTGGGTGGATATCGGCAGCGGCGGCGGGTTCCCGGGAATTGTTGTCGCCATCATGGCCGCAGAACGCTCACCTAAAACCAAGGTTACGTTGATCGAAAGCGATCAGCGAAAATCGGCTTTTCTGCGAACTGCAGCGCGGGAATGTGGAGTTTCAATTTCTGTATTGACCGAGCGAATTGAACAGGCTGTGCAGCAGAATGCAGACATACTGTCCGCGCGAGCGGTTGCTGATCTAGATGCTCTTCTTGAATTTTCCCAACGCCACCTGGCTGTTGACGGTACAGCTGTGTTCCCCAAAGGGGTGAACTGGAAAAAAGAAGTGGATAAGGCAGCTCAGCGATGGCGATTCGACGTTGAACCAATTACAAGTTTGACTGAGACTGAAGCAGTTATTCTTAAGATCAAGGGAGTCGCTCGTGCCTGA
- the hrcA gene encoding heat-inducible transcriptional repressor HrcA yields MTDAKEILSDMNDRSREVFRVVVESYLESGEPVGSRTLTRSLNEKVSAATVRNVMQDLEYLGLLDSPHVSAGRIPTQRGLRMFVDGLLEVEDLKAHDREKIDATLGKNAGDVGGMLDRVGAALSGVTQGASLVLTPKQESEIRHIEFVSLAQDRALVVLVFSDGHVENRLFTPPPGQTPSSMREAANFLNALIEGRTLSGVRRDMQKEIDARRQEIDVLAQDMIESGLAAWEDDGNEQARLIVRGRANLLGEGGGVPKELDLIRSLFDDLERKQDIAEFLELTEDGEGVRIFIGSENKLFSLSGSSLVVSPYMNSDRKIIGAVGVIGPTRLNYGRIVPIVDYTAQLVGKLLSDRS; encoded by the coding sequence ATGACAGATGCCAAAGAGATACTGAGTGACATGAATGATCGCTCCCGGGAGGTATTCCGGGTGGTTGTTGAAAGCTATCTTGAAAGTGGCGAACCGGTTGGCAGCCGTACCTTGACGCGATCTCTCAATGAGAAGGTCAGCGCGGCGACGGTGCGCAACGTGATGCAGGATCTGGAGTATCTTGGATTGCTGGACAGCCCCCATGTCAGCGCCGGCCGCATTCCCACTCAACGCGGGCTGCGGATGTTTGTCGATGGCTTGCTGGAGGTCGAGGATCTGAAGGCCCATGACCGGGAAAAGATTGATGCCACTTTAGGCAAGAACGCCGGAGATGTTGGTGGCATGTTGGATCGGGTGGGCGCGGCCCTGTCCGGGGTGACTCAGGGTGCGTCCCTGGTGCTGACGCCGAAACAGGAAAGTGAAATCCGCCATATCGAATTTGTGTCGCTGGCACAGGATCGAGCGCTGGTGGTTTTGGTGTTCTCCGACGGTCATGTGGAAAACCGCCTGTTCACCCCACCACCGGGTCAAACCCCCAGTTCAATGCGCGAGGCGGCAAATTTTCTCAACGCGCTGATTGAAGGGCGCACCCTGAGCGGTGTGCGGCGCGACATGCAGAAAGAGATTGATGCGCGGCGGCAGGAAATTGATGTTCTGGCGCAGGACATGATCGAAAGCGGGCTGGCCGCCTGGGAAGACGACGGCAATGAACAGGCCCGTTTGATCGTGCGGGGACGGGCGAATCTATTGGGCGAGGGTGGTGGAGTGCCAAAGGAGCTCGATCTTATTCGCAGCCTGTTTGATGACCTGGAGCGCAAGCAAGATATTGCTGAATTTCTTGAACTGACCGAGGACGGTGAAGGTGTGCGCATTTTTATCGGTTCAGAGAACAAACTTTTTTCACTTTCGGGTTCCTCTTTGGTGGTCTCTCCCTATATGAACTCGGATCGAAAGATCATTGGCGCGGTTGGGGTGATTGGCCCGACTCGCCTGAATTACGGACGGATTGTGCCGATTGTGGATTACACGGCGCAACTGGTTGGGAAATTGCTTTCTGACCGGAGCTAG
- the rph gene encoding ribonuclease PH, whose protein sequence is MRPSKRDLNEMRAVSIETGFTKHAEGSCLIKMGDTHVLCTASLEPRVPPFIKGSGLGWVTAEYGMLPRATNTRMRREAASGKQGGRTVEIQRLIGRALRAGVDRVALGERQITIDCDVLQADGGTRCAAITGGWVALRLAVNKLMKAGDVKIDPLMDPVSAISCGIYAGQPVLDLDYPEDSEAGVDGNFIMTGSGKLIEVQMSAEGSIFSRDQMNQLMDLAEKGTSELAALQKAACA, encoded by the coding sequence ATGCGCCCCTCAAAGAGAGACCTAAATGAAATGCGCGCCGTGTCGATCGAGACCGGCTTTACCAAACATGCCGAAGGATCCTGCCTGATCAAGATGGGTGATACGCATGTGCTGTGCACCGCCAGCCTGGAACCACGGGTGCCACCCTTCATCAAAGGCTCCGGTCTGGGCTGGGTCACTGCGGAATACGGCATGCTGCCTCGCGCCACCAATACCCGCATGCGTCGCGAAGCCGCGTCAGGCAAACAGGGTGGCCGCACCGTTGAAATCCAGCGCCTGATTGGCCGCGCCCTGCGCGCCGGCGTTGACCGGGTGGCCCTGGGTGAGCGCCAGATCACCATCGACTGCGACGTCTTGCAGGCCGACGGTGGCACCCGCTGCGCCGCGATCACCGGTGGCTGGGTCGCCCTGCGTCTGGCGGTAAATAAGCTGATGAAAGCCGGTGACGTAAAAATTGATCCGCTGATGGATCCTGTCTCGGCAATTTCCTGCGGAATCTATGCCGGCCAGCCGGTGCTTGATCTGGACTACCCAGAAGATTCTGAGGCCGGCGTTGACGGCAACTTTATCATGACTGGTTCTGGTAAACTGATCGAAGTGCAGATGTCTGCCGAGGGCTCAATCTTTTCCCGCGATCAGATGAACCAGCTGATGGATCTGGCCGAAAAAGGCACCTCCGAGCTGGCAGCCCTGCAAAAGGCAGCCTGCGCATGA
- a CDS encoding YbaN family protein yields the protein MRFLYAALGLLSLGLAVIGIVLPLLPTVPFLLLAAFFFANSSERLHSWLINHRTFGPLILDWNERGAIRPAAKKAATVSIAAVLLLSLILGAPSHVVLIQVVVLTAVLTFIWTRPGA from the coding sequence ATGAGATTTCTCTATGCCGCGCTTGGGTTACTGTCACTGGGTCTGGCCGTCATAGGTATCGTGCTGCCGCTTCTGCCCACCGTGCCTTTTCTTCTGCTGGCGGCCTTCTTCTTTGCCAACTCATCCGAACGCCTGCATTCCTGGTTGATCAACCACCGCACATTTGGCCCCCTGATCCTGGATTGGAATGAACGTGGCGCCATTCGTCCAGCCGCAAAAAAGGCGGCAACCGTTTCGATTGCCGCCGTTCTGTTGCTATCTCTTATATTGGGAGCCCCCTCCCATGTGGTGCTCATCCAGGTTGTCGTCTTGACAGCAGTCCTGACCTTTATCTGGACCCGCCCTGGCGCCTGA